A genomic segment from Leptolyngbya boryana PCC 6306 encodes:
- a CDS encoding MFS transporter, which yields MNIQPYLKVFRSRKMAALSLLGFSSGLPFLLTGTGRALQAWLKTAGVSDTMIGLFGLAALPYSLKVFWAPFLDRSIPPLFGRRRGWLILTQIALVAAILLLSRQDPMSLTQLGVASTEVCASSAVKGLCEFGQSFKTLIPSAFFQIALLVAFLSATQDISADAYRTDVLNPAQMGSGAAFFVTGYRIALVIAGGIALMIADPKNPGHWAWSQVYLLMAGLMAIGIIATVFAPEPKNYAPPTTMQAAIIQPFQDFIRRLGWGRLLAVLAFVVLYRYGDALLSVMVVPFLLGAKYSQSDIGAIQGFLGILATIGGTIVGGGIFSKIGVNKSLWIFGILQALSNVAYWLLAMLGKSGIMVWIPMLIFDQSMSIGWYQTDLGLLATIFIENFCTGLGTAGFLGFMMTVCNPQFSATQFALLSSLMAVSRDIMASPAGAFSKSMGWSNFFLATILAAIPGLLLLPFFAPWNEKNPE from the coding sequence GTGAATATTCAACCGTATCTTAAAGTGTTTCGGAGTCGAAAAATGGCGGCTCTGAGTTTGTTGGGCTTCTCATCTGGTCTGCCATTTCTGTTGACGGGGACGGGACGAGCGTTGCAGGCTTGGCTAAAGACGGCGGGGGTTTCGGATACGATGATTGGGCTGTTCGGGCTGGCGGCATTGCCTTATTCATTGAAGGTGTTTTGGGCACCGTTTCTCGATCGCTCCATACCACCGCTGTTCGGCAGAAGACGGGGTTGGTTAATTTTGACGCAGATTGCACTGGTGGCAGCGATTTTGCTGTTGAGTCGGCAAGATCCGATGAGCCTGACACAACTGGGGGTCGCTTCGACTGAGGTTTGTGCAAGTTCAGCGGTCAAAGGTTTGTGTGAGTTTGGACAATCGTTTAAGACGCTGATTCCCAGTGCATTTTTTCAGATTGCTTTATTGGTCGCGTTTTTGAGTGCAACGCAGGATATTAGTGCCGATGCGTACCGCACGGATGTGCTCAATCCAGCCCAGATGGGAAGCGGTGCGGCTTTTTTTGTGACAGGGTATCGGATTGCGCTGGTGATTGCGGGTGGGATTGCGCTGATGATTGCAGATCCGAAGAATCCTGGGCATTGGGCATGGTCGCAGGTTTATCTGTTGATGGCAGGATTGATGGCGATCGGGATTATAGCTACAGTGTTCGCGCCGGAACCGAAAAACTACGCGCCACCCACAACAATGCAGGCAGCCATTATTCAGCCTTTTCAGGATTTTATTCGGCGGTTGGGTTGGGGACGGTTGTTGGCCGTTTTGGCATTTGTGGTGCTGTATCGGTATGGCGATGCTTTACTCAGTGTGATGGTTGTGCCGTTTTTGTTGGGAGCAAAGTATAGCCAGAGTGATATTGGAGCGATTCAGGGATTTTTGGGAATTTTGGCGACGATCGGGGGGACGATCGTGGGGGGTGGAATTTTTAGCAAGATTGGGGTGAATAAGTCGCTGTGGATTTTTGGGATTCTGCAAGCGTTGAGCAATGTGGCTTATTGGCTGCTGGCAATGTTGGGCAAGAGTGGAATCATGGTGTGGATTCCGATGTTGATTTTTGATCAGTCAATGTCGATCGGTTGGTATCAAACGGATTTGGGGCTGTTAGCGACGATTTTTATTGAAAATTTCTGTACAGGCTTAGGGACAGCAGGATTCCTTGGTTTTATGATGACGGTTTGTAATCCGCAGTTTTCGGCGACGCAATTTGCGCTGTTGTCGAGTTTGATGGCAGTGAGCCGCGATATTATGGCTTCTCCGGCGGGGGCTTTCTCGAAGTCGATGGGCTGGAGCAATTTCTTCTTGGCTACAATTTTGGCGGCGATTCCGGGGTTGTTGCTGCTCCCGTTTTTTGCGCCTTGGAATGAGAAGAATCCTGAGTGA
- a CDS encoding biotin--[acetyl-CoA-carboxylase] ligase, translating to MYDWLCLLESCESTNTWALEQLSQLKHGDVVFTREQTAGRGQFDRVWHSQPGILTASFVLDLPVTQLSGFSLIAGLAVIQAIESLLPIKLQLKWTNDVFAAGQKLAGILCESRLQADQARLVVGVGLNRISVPEFVTQAISLSQLSATVPDEEELLTHLRDSLLRFSQYSLAELLPELRAKDFLYRQIIEFQTSSEILIGEAAGIDEEGRLLMRLPNGIEAFRSGRVLRIHKSEWENQRK from the coding sequence GTGTATGATTGGCTATGTCTGCTCGAAAGCTGCGAAAGTACGAATACTTGGGCATTAGAACAACTTTCTCAGTTAAAACATGGGGATGTAGTATTTACCCGTGAGCAGACCGCAGGACGGGGACAGTTTGATCGCGTCTGGCATTCACAGCCTGGAATACTCACAGCCAGCTTTGTACTAGATTTACCAGTCACGCAATTATCTGGATTCAGCCTCATTGCTGGTCTTGCTGTGATTCAAGCCATTGAATCCCTACTGCCCATTAAGCTTCAACTCAAATGGACAAATGATGTGTTTGCAGCAGGTCAAAAGCTAGCAGGAATTTTATGCGAATCACGCCTGCAAGCAGATCAAGCGCGCCTCGTCGTCGGAGTTGGATTAAATCGCATCAGTGTTCCAGAATTCGTCACTCAAGCCATTAGTCTCAGCCAGCTTTCAGCAACCGTGCCAGACGAGGAAGAATTACTCACTCACTTGCGCGACTCTCTCTTGCGATTCAGTCAGTACTCTTTAGCAGAATTACTTCCAGAACTTCGAGCTAAAGATTTTCTATATCGACAAATCATTGAATTTCAAACCTCAAGTGAAATCTTAATTGGAGAAGCAGCAGGAATTGATGAAGAAGGACGGCTCCTGATGCGATTACCAAACGGGATAGAAGCCTTTCGATCGGGGCGAGTTTTGAGAATTCACAAGTCCGAATGGGAAAACCAAAGGAAATAA
- the psbA gene encoding photosystem II q(b) protein — translation MTTTLQRRESGNVWERFCNWVTSTDNRIYVGWFGVLMIPTLLSATICYIIAFVAAPPVDIDGIREPVAGSLLYGNNIISGAVVPSSNAIGLHFYPIWEAASLDEWLYNGGPYQLVVFHFLIGVFSYLGRQWELSYRLGMRPWICVAYSAPVSAATAVFLIYPIGQGSFSDGMPLGISGTFNFMIVFQAEHNILMHPFHMLGVAGVFGGSLFSAMHGSLVTSSLVRETTEVESQNYGYKFGQEEETYNIVAAHGYFGRLIFQYASFNNSRALHFFLGAWPVVCIWFTALGVSTMAFNLNGFNFNQSILDSQGRVVSTWADLINRANLGMEVMHERNAHNFPLDLAASDATPVAVQAPAING, via the coding sequence ATGACCACAACATTACAAAGACGCGAAAGCGGCAATGTGTGGGAGCGCTTCTGTAACTGGGTCACTTCGACCGACAACCGCATTTATGTAGGTTGGTTCGGCGTATTGATGATCCCTACCTTGCTCTCTGCAACCATCTGCTACATCATCGCCTTCGTCGCTGCTCCTCCTGTGGACATCGACGGCATCCGTGAACCTGTTGCAGGTTCCTTGCTCTACGGCAACAACATCATCTCTGGTGCAGTTGTTCCTTCCTCGAACGCAATTGGCTTGCACTTCTACCCAATTTGGGAAGCAGCATCCTTAGATGAGTGGTTGTACAACGGTGGTCCTTACCAACTCGTTGTATTCCACTTCTTGATCGGTGTCTTCTCTTACTTGGGACGTCAGTGGGAACTTTCCTACCGTCTCGGCATGCGTCCTTGGATCTGTGTTGCTTATAGCGCTCCGGTGTCTGCAGCAACCGCAGTCTTCTTGATCTACCCGATTGGGCAAGGATCGTTCTCCGACGGTATGCCCCTCGGAATCTCTGGAACCTTCAACTTCATGATCGTGTTCCAAGCAGAGCACAACATCTTGATGCACCCCTTCCACATGTTGGGCGTAGCTGGTGTATTCGGTGGTAGCTTGTTCTCGGCAATGCACGGTTCGTTGGTCACTTCTTCGTTGGTACGTGAGACCACTGAAGTTGAGAGCCAAAACTACGGTTACAAGTTCGGACAAGAAGAAGAGACCTACAACATCGTTGCAGCACACGGCTACTTCGGACGGTTGATCTTCCAATACGCATCGTTCAACAACTCTCGCGCACTGCACTTCTTCTTGGGTGCATGGCCGGTCGTTTGTATCTGGTTCACCGCATTGGGCGTGTCCACGATGGCGTTCAACCTGAACGGATTCAACTTCAACCAATCGATCTTGGATTCTCAAGGTCGTGTGGTTTCGACTTGGGCAGACTTGATCAACCGTGCGAACCTGGGTATGGAAGTGATGCACGAGCGTAACGCTCACAACTTCCCGCTCGACTTGGCTGCAAGTGATGCAACTCCGGTTGCTGTTCAAGCACCTGCAATCAACGGCTAA
- a CDS encoding hybrid sensor histidine kinase/response regulator produces MKSADQSILIVDDNPTNLKVLSEAITSEGFQVSVALDGESALEQMAYHQPALVLLDVMMPGIDGFETCRRMQANPIFQDIPVIFMTALSETEHKVKGLAVGAVDYITKPFQHEEVLARVKVHLRLRHLSQQLEVQNEVLKQFNETLEEKVEQRTAELQQAQIQLIQQEKLSSLGQMVAGVAHEINNPVNFIYGNVVPAQQYVEDLLSLVNLYRSQYPEPNSVIQSALEDLDFDFIAVDLPKLLNSMQVGADRIHDIVRSLRNFSRLDEAERKCVDLHEGIENTLMILSHRLKVQTTQPEIKLLREYGEIPKVVCFPGQLNQVVMNLLANAIDELESKRIAQPEIRIQTELAGADSVRIRIIDNGAGIPETIQQKIFNPFFTTKEVGKGTGLGLSISHQIVVGKHGGNLYCRSSLGQGTEFGIEIPIHQPESDSERLLSCGMQDSAA; encoded by the coding sequence ATGAAGTCTGCCGATCAAAGTATTCTTATCGTGGATGATAATCCGACGAATCTCAAGGTACTATCCGAAGCGATCACCAGTGAGGGATTCCAAGTTTCGGTTGCTTTAGATGGCGAGAGTGCCTTAGAGCAAATGGCGTATCATCAACCTGCTTTAGTCTTATTAGATGTCATGATGCCGGGAATTGATGGGTTTGAAACTTGCCGCCGAATGCAGGCGAATCCGATTTTCCAAGATATTCCTGTGATTTTCATGACCGCTTTATCTGAGACTGAACATAAAGTAAAAGGGCTAGCCGTTGGAGCAGTCGATTATATTACCAAACCTTTTCAGCATGAGGAAGTATTGGCGCGCGTAAAAGTGCATCTACGATTGCGCCATCTGAGCCAACAACTCGAAGTTCAAAATGAGGTGCTGAAACAATTTAATGAAACACTAGAAGAGAAAGTTGAGCAGCGTACAGCTGAGCTACAGCAGGCTCAGATACAACTCATTCAACAAGAAAAACTATCATCTTTAGGGCAAATGGTTGCAGGTGTTGCGCATGAGATTAACAATCCTGTGAACTTTATTTATGGCAATGTTGTTCCGGCTCAACAGTATGTGGAAGACTTGCTAAGTCTTGTAAATCTCTATCGCTCTCAGTATCCTGAACCGAATTCTGTGATTCAGTCTGCACTCGAAGATCTCGATTTTGATTTCATTGCCGTGGATCTCCCGAAGCTGCTCAATTCGATGCAAGTTGGAGCAGATCGGATTCACGACATTGTGCGATCGCTCCGTAATTTTTCCCGACTAGATGAGGCAGAACGCAAATGCGTCGATCTGCATGAAGGAATCGAAAATACGTTAATGATTTTGAGCCATCGTTTGAAGGTTCAGACAACACAACCCGAGATTAAATTGTTGCGAGAATACGGTGAGATACCCAAAGTCGTTTGTTTTCCGGGACAGCTCAACCAAGTCGTAATGAATCTTCTAGCGAATGCGATCGATGAGTTAGAAAGTAAACGTATTGCCCAGCCTGAGATTCGGATTCAGACTGAACTTGCTGGTGCAGATTCGGTTAGAATTCGCATTATTGATAATGGTGCAGGTATTCCAGAAACAATTCAACAAAAGATTTTTAATCCATTTTTCACAACGAAAGAAGTTGGCAAAGGGACAGGATTAGGTTTATCGATTAGCCATCAGATTGTTGTTGGCAAGCATGGCGGAAATTTGTATTGTCGATCGAGTCTGGGGCAGGGAACTGAATTTGGGATTGAAATTCCGATCCATCAGCCCGAATCGGACTCCGAACGCTTATTGAGTTGTGGAATGCAGGATTCTGCCGCATAG
- a CDS encoding hybrid sensor histidine kinase/response regulator translates to MKKALRHSIGSNLFIYVLSGALIGLGGMSYFFYRTLEKNAESEIQSRLKTQVRSIESQLAKVEQSTEDLEASVRTLHNLGVKDADAYKQLVFELFQRRSPLTMAFGFGQLSNQVVPDRQWYWPYFYVDQKAPGQIGQLLPAPNQHIRFADLFQDDDYPNKAYYKDVIRAGQDIWLEPYLWYGQTLTTFSSFIFDDQNRAIGVTGLDINVSVLSEQLYTSVKSGGGYFAILSEKGNLLTYPPDQAKAKKLASHKDVPELDRVWQQIQGQQAGILQAEGSYWAYERVRGTNWTMLASVPRSIILLPVLSITVGGAVGAGTVLAIVVFLFVRRLNSRLEPILVGCNQLAEADAQRLSRLNRELTETETSTSSIQHADELEVLESAFQRMAAQINESFEELELRVEARTSELKHAKELADSANRAKSEFLANMSHELRTPLNGILGYTQILQRSTRLDIKEQRGIGVIHQCATHLLTLINDVLDLSKIEARKMELNSVDFSLSSFLQSVVEMCSIRAEQRGIEFRYQFQSTLPKYVHADEKRLRQVLINLLGNAIKFTEQGKVTFSVLTCSEGSPYNLRFEVEDTGSGMTPEQLQKIFLPFEQVGGVEKRSEGTGLGLTISQTIVQLMGGTIQVESQLGQGSRFWFEIPLAAAIDNVPQTPDFNASRIIGMIGSRRKILIVDDREENRLVLRSLLEPIGFEIFEAETGRAGLNEVLRIHPDLLITDLMMPEMQGDELLIQIRKMSEFQDLRAIMSSASVFEEDRQISVDAGADAFLPKPIEAYVLFDLLQQLLQLEWIYDDSKSESELAQPPESPTSDAVELPDPSVLSGLYDLARKGLLNDLTQQLETLESANPMLKPFCHLISTWAEDFQLKKIRTFLEQHLVDKERS, encoded by the coding sequence ATGAAAAAAGCATTGCGACACTCAATTGGATCGAACTTATTTATCTATGTTTTGAGCGGTGCATTGATTGGACTGGGCGGCATGTCCTACTTCTTTTATAGGACTTTGGAGAAGAATGCTGAAAGCGAGATTCAAAGCCGTCTCAAAACACAAGTTCGATCGATTGAATCCCAGTTAGCCAAAGTTGAACAATCGACTGAAGATTTAGAAGCTAGTGTTCGCACGCTTCACAATCTTGGAGTAAAAGACGCAGATGCCTATAAGCAGCTTGTCTTTGAGCTCTTCCAACGACGTTCACCCTTAACAATGGCTTTCGGGTTTGGGCAACTTTCTAATCAGGTTGTGCCTGATCGTCAATGGTACTGGCCTTACTTCTACGTTGATCAGAAAGCACCCGGTCAAATTGGTCAATTACTTCCCGCTCCAAATCAACACATCCGGTTTGCCGATCTCTTTCAAGATGACGACTATCCCAACAAAGCTTACTACAAAGATGTCATTCGGGCTGGGCAGGACATTTGGCTAGAACCCTACCTTTGGTATGGTCAAACGCTAACGACATTTTCGAGCTTCATCTTTGATGACCAAAATCGGGCAATCGGGGTCACGGGGCTGGACATTAACGTATCTGTGCTGAGTGAACAGCTATATACTTCAGTCAAGAGTGGTGGAGGCTACTTCGCGATTTTAAGTGAGAAAGGTAATCTTCTGACTTATCCACCCGATCAAGCGAAAGCAAAAAAACTGGCATCCCATAAAGATGTGCCAGAACTCGATCGAGTCTGGCAACAAATTCAGGGGCAACAAGCTGGGATTTTACAAGCTGAAGGTTCGTATTGGGCGTATGAGCGGGTACGCGGCACAAACTGGACGATGCTCGCTTCTGTTCCTCGATCAATTATCTTACTGCCTGTTTTATCAATTACAGTCGGTGGGGCAGTCGGTGCAGGAACTGTTTTAGCGATCGTCGTTTTTCTGTTTGTGCGCCGTCTTAATTCCCGATTAGAACCCATTCTAGTAGGGTGTAACCAACTTGCAGAAGCCGATGCTCAGCGCCTTTCGCGCTTAAATAGAGAGCTGACAGAAACTGAGACTTCAACTTCGAGCATCCAGCATGCGGACGAACTGGAAGTTCTAGAATCTGCGTTTCAACGAATGGCGGCTCAGATCAACGAATCATTTGAAGAATTAGAACTCCGAGTTGAGGCAAGAACGTCTGAATTAAAGCACGCCAAAGAACTTGCAGATAGTGCGAATCGCGCCAAGAGCGAATTTTTGGCAAATATGAGCCACGAACTGCGAACGCCGCTCAACGGGATTTTGGGATATACCCAGATTTTGCAGCGATCAACGCGTCTCGATATTAAAGAGCAACGTGGAATTGGCGTGATTCACCAATGTGCAACTCATTTGCTCACCCTCATCAATGATGTGTTAGATCTGTCAAAGATCGAAGCGCGCAAAATGGAGTTGAACTCAGTTGACTTTTCACTCTCTTCTTTCTTGCAGAGTGTAGTCGAGATGTGCAGCATTCGGGCAGAACAACGTGGCATTGAGTTTCGATATCAGTTTCAAAGTACACTGCCCAAGTATGTTCATGCAGACGAAAAGCGACTTCGACAAGTCTTAATCAATTTATTAGGCAACGCGATCAAGTTTACCGAACAAGGGAAAGTGACATTTTCAGTCCTTACCTGCTCTGAAGGTAGCCCTTATAATTTGAGGTTTGAAGTAGAAGATACCGGATCAGGCATGACTCCTGAGCAATTGCAAAAAATCTTCCTGCCTTTCGAGCAGGTTGGAGGCGTTGAGAAACGCTCAGAAGGAACTGGGCTAGGTCTAACCATCAGTCAGACGATCGTGCAATTGATGGGCGGAACTATCCAAGTTGAAAGCCAATTGGGTCAGGGTAGCCGATTCTGGTTTGAAATTCCACTCGCCGCTGCGATCGACAATGTTCCACAGACTCCTGACTTTAACGCGAGTCGGATTATCGGTATGATTGGCAGCCGACGCAAAATTCTCATCGTTGACGATCGGGAAGAAAATCGATTGGTTCTGCGAAGTCTACTAGAACCGATTGGATTTGAGATTTTTGAGGCAGAGACCGGAAGAGCTGGACTCAATGAAGTACTGCGAATTCATCCTGATCTCCTCATTACAGACCTGATGATGCCTGAGATGCAAGGTGACGAACTGCTCATACAGATTCGGAAAATGTCAGAATTTCAGGATTTAAGAGCGATTATGTCTTCGGCCAGTGTGTTTGAAGAAGATCGCCAAATCAGCGTAGATGCAGGCGCAGATGCTTTTCTGCCGAAGCCGATCGAAGCTTATGTGCTGTTTGATTTACTTCAGCAACTGCTTCAGCTTGAATGGATTTACGACGACTCTAAATCAGAAAGTGAACTTGCTCAGCCGCCTGAATCACCGACTTCAGATGCAGTGGAACTGCCTGATCCATCTGTATTATCCGGACTCTACGACCTTGCTCGCAAGGGCTTGCTGAATGATCTCACTCAACAGCTTGAGACCTTAGAGAGCGCTAATCCAATGCTGAAACCGTTCTGTCACTTGATCAGCACTTGGGCAGAAGATTTCCAGTTAAAAAAGATTCGTACATTTTTAGAACAGCACTTAGTAGATAAGGAGAGATCATGA